A genomic segment from Euleptes europaea isolate rEulEur1 chromosome 15, rEulEur1.hap1, whole genome shotgun sequence encodes:
- the DDX18 gene encoding ATP-dependent RNA helicase DDX18 yields MAAAAGGGNLPMRLLRRKLQKHSLKLRRRNLALQAAAGQTGTVAVNISEDASPIPKPAAEEHKTEDVEQADVVLHGEEPGDTKPPGLKKKKKKRKIVNNTENETKKTKMEAGAEEEDFNGESKEENLGSPDEKEVAEDADGPALPLGLTGAFEDTSFASLAGLVSENTLKGIADMAFTHMTEIQHKSIKPLLEGRDILAAAKTGSGKTLAFLIPAIELIYKLKFMPRNGTGVLILSPTRELAMQTYGVLKELLTYHVHTFGLVMGGSNRSAEAQKLANGINIIVATPGRLLDHMQNTPGFMYKNLQCLIIDEADRILEVGFEEEMKQIIKLLPKRRQTMLFSATQTRKVEDLAKISLKKEPLYVGVDDNKEVATVDGLEQGYVMCPSEKRFLLLFTFLKKNRKKKLMVFFSSCMSVKYHYELLNYIDLPVLAIHGKQKQTKRTTTFFQFCNADSGILLCTDVAARGLDIPEVDWIVQYDPPDDPKEYIHRVGRTARGINGRGHALLILRPEELGFLRYLKQARVPLNEFEFSWTKISDIQSQLEKLIEKNYFLHKSAQEAYKAYIRAYDSHSLKQIYSVNNLDLNKVALSFGFKVPPFVDLNVNSSHGRRLQKRGGGGGFGYQKSKNVQKCRIFKQINKKKTDNRQFCR; encoded by the exons GAACGGTAGCTGTAAACATCTCAGAAGATGCTTCCCCCATCCCAAAACCTGCAGCAGAGGAACATAAAACAGAGGATGTGGAACAGGCTGATGTAGTACTCCATGGTGAAGAACCAGGAGACACAAAGCCTCctggattgaagaagaagaaaaagaaaaggaaaattgtGAATAATACAGAAAACG aaactaaaaaaacaaaaatggaggcgggtgctgaagaagaagacttCAATGGAGAGTCCAAAGAAGAAAACCTGGGAAGTCCAGATGAGAAGGAAGTGGCTGAGGATGCTGATGGGCCTGCTTTACCTTTAGGGCTAACAG GTGCTTTTGAGGATACGTCATTTGCTTCTCTAGCTGGGCTCGTCAGTGAGAACACTTTGAAAGGAATAGCTGACATGGCCTTCACGCACATGACAGAAATTCAGCATAAGAGTATTAAACCGCTTTTGGAGGGCAG AGATATTCTGGCAGCTGCAAAAACTGGCAGCGGGAAAACCCTGGCATTTCTTATTCCAGCAATAGAACTTATCTACAAGTTGAAATTCATGCCTAGAAACG GAACGGGAGTCCTCATCCTTTCACCTACCCGTGAGCTTGCCATGCAAACCTATGGCGTTCTTAAAGAACTGTTGACTTACCATGTTCACACCTTCGGCTTGGTAATGGGAGGCAGTAATAGATCTGCGGAAGCACAGAAACTTGCAAATGGCATAAACATCATTGTGGCCACACCAGGCAGACTTCTAGACCACATGCAG AATACCCCAGGATTTATGTATAAGAACTTGCAGTGTCTGATCATCGATGAGGCTGATAGAATTTtagaggttgggtttgaggaaGAAATGAAGCAGATCATAAAACTTCTGCCAA AACGTAGGCAGACCATGCTGTTCTCTGCCACACAAACCCGGAAGGTTGAAGACCTGGCAAAGATTTCTCTTAAGAAGGAGCCGTTGTACGTTGGAGTTGATGATAATAAAGAGGTGGCCACTGTAGATGGTCTTGAGCAG GGTTACGTGATGTGTCCATCAGAAAAGAGGTTTCTCCTGCTCTTCACATTCCTCAAGAAGAATCGGAAAAAGAAGCTGatggttttcttttcttcatgTATGTCTGTGAAGTACCACTATGAACTTCTGAACTATATTGACCTGCCAGTCCTGGCCATTCAT GGCAAGCAGAAACAAACCAAGCGCACAACcacttttttccagttctgcaatgcGGACTCTGGTATCCTGTTGTGCACGGATGTAGCAGCCCGTGGGCTAGATATTCCTGAGGTTGACTGGATAGTTCAGTATGACCCACCAGATGATCCAAAG GAATACATTCATCGTGTCGGTAGAACTGCCCGTGGGATCAACGGGAGAGGACACGCTCTGCTTATTTTAAGGCCTGAAGAGCTGGGTTTCCTGCGTTACCTAAAGCAAGCCAGG gtACCATTAAATGAATTTGAATTTTCCTGGACCAAAATTTCAGACATCCAGTCTCAG CTGGAGAAATTGATAGAGAAAAACTATTTCCTTCACAAGTCTGCCCAAGAAGCATACAAAGCCTATATTAGAGCATACGATTCTCATTCACTGAAGCAGATCTACAGTGTCAATAACTTGGATCTTAACAAGGTTGCCCTGTCTTTTGGCTTCAAGGTCCCACCGTTTGTAGATCTCA ATGTCAACAGCAGCCATGGGAGGAGACTGCAGAAAAGAGGTGGCGGTGGAGGGTTTGGCTATCAGAAGTCAAAGAATGTCCAGAAATGCAGAATCTTCAAGCAGATTAACAAGAAAAAAACAGACAACAGACAATTTTGTCGCTGA